From the Acidimicrobiales bacterium genome, the window CCTCGTAACCCAGCAGGCGCTCGGCCTGCTCGATGCCGCCCTGCAGGTCGCCGACGGCGTTCATCTTCGACAGGTCGACGCCGATCGTCACCAGCGTGAGGGCGATCTCCGACGACAGGCCGGTGATGATCACGCTGGCGCCCATGAGGCGGGACGCCTCGACGGTCTGCACCAGGTGGTTCGCCACCGTGGAGTCGATCTCCGGGACGCCGGTGATGTCGATCACGACCACCTTGGCGCGGTGCGTGCGGATGCCCTTGAGGAGCTGCTCGGTGAGCTGGCGGGCCCGCTGGTTGTCGAGGATGCCGATGATCGGGAGGATCACCAGGCGCTCGCGCACCTGCAGCACCGGTGTCGACAGCTCGCGGATGGCCTCCTGCTGCTGGCGGATGATGCGCTCGCGCTCCTGCACGAACGACACGCCCACCGTGTTGGCGATGCGGTTGGCCGCCGGCTCGTAGGCGTCGAGCACCCGGTTCAGCAGGTCGAAGTCGCCCTGGTACTTCTTGAACAGCGACCGGGCGAGCACGTCGCGCAGCAGCAGCACGATGCCGAGGACCTCTTCGGTCTCGACGCCCCGGGGGATGATCCGCTCCGACAGGCTGCGGGCGTAGTCCTGCAGGGCCTCCACGCTGCCGGTCTCCAGCACCTCGACGTAGTTGTCGTACACGGAGGTGGCCTCGGAGAACAGCTCCTCCGGGGTCATCGCCGTGAGGAGGCGGGCGTCGGTGATGCGCCGGGCCCACTCCTCGCGCAGCTGGGTGCGGTTCTCGCGCAGGTGGGCCACCAGCTCTGGGAGCAGATGGCTCGCGTCCGGCGCCGATGCCGCAGTGGCTTTCCGGCCCCGTGCCGACTCGGATGGGTCAGTCAACAGTGCACCTCCTGGTGAACCCAGCGGCGAACTCTACGTTCTCTCCGGGTGGCGGCGCGCCACGTCGGTTCAGATCGGGTTGGTTCAGGGCACCGACAGCGGGAAGACAAGTGGCGGGCGCGGAGCACGTGGTTGGATAGCGGGCCGGAGGAGTGATGCAAGTAGCCGAGCAGTTCCCGGGACGCTCCGACCAGATCCCGCGCGCCAGGGCGCTCGTGCGCTCCTCGCTGCGCTCCTGGGGTCTCAGCGCCACCATGGACGACCTGCTCCTGGTGGTCAGCGAGCTGTTCACCAACGCCGTGCTGCACGGCGACGGCCAGGTGGAGCTGCGGCTGGAGCTCCTGCCGGGCTGCGTGCGCCTCGAGGTGGTCGACGAGGGCGCGCCCGACGCTCCCATGCCGCTGGAGCCGGTCACGGGCGCGCTGTTCTCCGGCCGCGGCCTCGCCATCGTCCAGACGGTGGCCACCGCGTGGGGCAGCGCCCGCGCCTCCCACGGCGGCACACGCGTCTGGGCCGAGATCCCTCGTCACCAGGTGTAGGGGTCTCGCTCGGGGTTCGCTCGGGTGCGGGACTAGCGCTCGGATTCGAGCTTGTGGCGCATCTTGTCGAGCGAGGCCCGCAGCAGGCGCGAGATCTGCACCTGGCTGACGCCGATCTTCTCGGCGATCTGCGACTGGGTGAGACCGTCGACGAAGCGCATCTTGATGATCAGGCGCTCCCGCTCGGTGGGCAGGGCGTCGAGCAGCGTGCGGACCGTCAGCTTGGCCTCGGCCGCGGCGTAGCCGGGGTCGCTGCCGCCGAGCGTGATGGCGTCGGCGGTGTCGTCGTCGCTGGGCGGGGCCAGCGGCACGCCGCGGTAGCAGCCGCTCACCTCGAGGGCGTTGAGGGCGTCCTCGACGGTGACCCCGGCCCGCTCGGCGATCTCGGGGATGGTGGGGGAGCGGCCCAGGGTCTGGTGCATCTCGTCGACGACACCGCTGACCACCTGGTACAGCTCCTTGGCGCGACGGGGGACGTGGAGCGTCCACG encodes:
- a CDS encoding STAS domain-containing protein, which produces MTDPSESARGRKATAASAPDASHLLPELVAHLRENRTQLREEWARRITDARLLTAMTPEELFSEATSVYDNYVEVLETGSVEALQDYARSLSERIIPRGVETEEVLGIVLLLRDVLARSLFKKYQGDFDLLNRVLDAYEPAANRIANTVGVSFVQERERIIRQQQEAIRELSTPVLQVRERLVILPIIGILDNQRARQLTEQLLKGIRTHRAKVVVIDITGVPEIDSTVANHLVQTVEASRLMGASVIITGLSSEIALTLVTIGVDLSKMNAVGDLQGGIEQAERLLGYEVTQTATGERVGEIR
- a CDS encoding ATP-binding protein — its product is MQVAEQFPGRSDQIPRARALVRSSLRSWGLSATMDDLLLVVSELFTNAVLHGDGQVELRLELLPGCVRLEVVDEGAPDAPMPLEPVTGALFSGRGLAIVQTVATAWGSARASHGGTRVWAEIPRHQV
- a CDS encoding SigB/SigF/SigG family RNA polymerase sigma factor → DVSGRPIGAKVIDVTAHPTSTGSTTPRTDRDERRTLDPRFAEYRKTGDRKLRNELIEDHRWLAVHCARRFAHKGEPLDDLVQVAMLGVLKAIDRFDPTYGVMFTTFGVPTILGELRRHFRDKTWTLHVPRRAKELYQVVSGVVDEMHQTLGRSPTIPEIAERAGVTVEDALNALEVSGCYRGVPLAPPSDDDTADAITLGGSDPGYAAAEAKLTVRTLLDALPTERERLIIKMRFVDGLTQSQIAEKIGVSQVQISRLLRASLDKMRHKLESER